A stretch of Acropora muricata isolate sample 2 chromosome 7, ASM3666990v1, whole genome shotgun sequence DNA encodes these proteins:
- the LOC136923897 gene encoding uncharacterized protein isoform X2, with translation MQSCQPGWTQPRCKSCQLRRRKIELQEPDKIVSSGPNGGVSYANLVEEKFSYLNITVLGGDFVNNMGECSLACLETPLCFSFNLGAFPENNKLRCQLLPSDKYNNSHKFVHSDIFHHFSIATPCRNWPCQNNGKCLPAYEENDYKCICEGFKGKHCENDVNECTASSSMCHENAFCNNTLGSYNCTCKPGYYGDGKTCKDVDECTAPSSMCHENAFCNNTLGSYNCTCKPRYYGDGKTCKAFVAVFTNLGASGRLGPTSIGSHYRGKDHDGQVTLASGIQNWTVPSSGEYQIEAIGASGGYDTKANSRQYRGRGARMIGTFSLIKGEIIQILVGQEGGINTLSYTSGGGGGSFVVRGAVIPLIIAGGGGGTDSATARHSQCDASTSTTGNTGYQSLAGGNGGSGAQAFDSGNAGGGGGGFSSSGRSSQYFGGSRGTYGGEGGKGFLQGGVGGRAYTNNPHGGFGGGAGAYGDGGGGGGGGGYSGGGSGKGVANACGGGGGSYNTGKYKQSYCCYNTAGHGKVIITFLKSLE, from the exons ATGCAAAGTTGTCAGCCGGGATGGACCCAACCGCGGTGTAAGTCATGTCAACTTCGTAGAAGAAAAATAG AGCTACAAGAACCGGACAAAATTGTCAGCAGTGGACCCAACGGTGGTGTAAGTTATGCCAACCTCGTGGAAGAGAAATTCTCTTACTTGAACATCACGGTTCTTGGAGGAGATTTCGTTAATAACATGGGAGAGTGCTCGCTTGCCTGTCTGGAAACTCCGTTGTGTTTCTCATTCAACTTGGGGGCCTTCCCTGAAAACAACAAACTGCGCTGTCAACTTCTTCCATCGGACAAGTACAACAATAGCCATAAATTTGTGCACAGCGATATTTTTCACCACTTCAGCATAGCG ACGCCCTGCAGAAACTGGCCCTGTCAGAACAACGGCAAGTGTCTGCCAGCGTACGAAGAAAACGATTACAAGTGTATCTGCGAAGGGTTCAAAGGAAAACACTGCGAAAACG ATGTCAATGAATGTACGGCATCCTCTTCCATGTGCCATGAAAATGCCTTCTGCAACAACACTCTCGGCTCCTACAATTGCACTTGTAAACCGGGGTACTACGGAGATGGAAAAACTTGCAAAG ATGTCGATGAATGTACGGCACCCTCTTCCATGTGCCATGAAAATGCCTTCTGCAACAATACTCTCGGCTCCTACAATTGCACTTGCAAACCGAGGTACTACGGAGATGGAAAAACTTGCAAAG CTTTTGTGGCAGTTTTTACGAATCTGGGTGCGAGTGGTAGATTGGGGCCAACTTCAATTGGAAGTCACTACAGAGGAAAAGATCACGACGGTCAAGTGACGTTAGCCAGCGGTATACAGAATTGGACTGTTCCGAGTTCAGGCGAATACCAAATTGAGGCAATAGGAGCTTCCGGGGGGTACGATACTAAAGCCAACAGCCGACAGTATAGGGGGAGAGGTGCCAGAATGATTGGAACGTTTAGCTTAATAAAAGGCGAAATTATTCAGATTCTCGTTGGTCAAGAAGGCGGGATTAATACCTTAAGCTATACTTCAGGGGGTGGTGGAGGATCGTTTGTAGTCAGGGGAGCGGTAATACCTTTGATAATAGCCGGAGGGGGGGGAGGCACTGATTCCGCGACAGCGAGGCATTCACAATGCGATGCGTCCACCTCAACCACTGGCAACACTGGGTACCAGTCCTTAGCAGGAGGCAATGGTGGGAGTGGTGCACAGGCTTTTGACAGTGGCAATGCAG GAGGCGGTGGCGGCGGATTTTCTTCCAGTGGAAGGAGTAGCCAGTATTTTGGTGGTTCACGGGGAACGTATGGCGGAGAAGGTGGCAAAGGATTTCTTCAGGGAGGAGTAGGTGGCAGAGCCTACACAAACAATCCTCATGGAGGATTTGGAGGGGGTGCTGGGGCTTATGGAGACGGGGGtggtgggggagggggtggaGGTTACTCTGGGGGAGGAAGTGGAAAGGGTGTAGCCAACGCCTGTGGGGGCGGGGGAGGGTCGTACAATACTGGTAAATACAAACAGAGCTATTGTTGTTACAACACCGCTGGGCATGGAAAGGTCATTATCACATTTCTGAAGAGTTTAGAATAG
- the LOC136923897 gene encoding uncharacterized protein isoform X1 → MQTSGLTKMQWLKIILLQSVFVLSPALATERKETDMQSCQPGWTQPRCKSCQLRRRKIELQEPDKIVSSGPNGGVSYANLVEEKFSYLNITVLGGDFVNNMGECSLACLETPLCFSFNLGAFPENNKLRCQLLPSDKYNNSHKFVHSDIFHHFSIATPCRNWPCQNNGKCLPAYEENDYKCICEGFKGKHCENDVNECTASSSMCHENAFCNNTLGSYNCTCKPGYYGDGKTCKDVDECTAPSSMCHENAFCNNTLGSYNCTCKPRYYGDGKTCKAFVAVFTNLGASGRLGPTSIGSHYRGKDHDGQVTLASGIQNWTVPSSGEYQIEAIGASGGYDTKANSRQYRGRGARMIGTFSLIKGEIIQILVGQEGGINTLSYTSGGGGGSFVVRGAVIPLIIAGGGGGTDSATARHSQCDASTSTTGNTGYQSLAGGNGGSGAQAFDSGNAGGGGGGFSSSGRSSQYFGGSRGTYGGEGGKGFLQGGVGGRAYTNNPHGGFGGGAGAYGDGGGGGGGGGYSGGGSGKGVANACGGGGGSYNTGKYKQSYCCYNTAGHGKVIITFLKSLE, encoded by the exons ATGCAAACCTCTGGTCTGACTAAAATGCAATGGCTCAAGATCATTCTCCTTCAATCTGTTTTTGTTCTCTCACCTGCTCTTGCTACAG AGCGAAAAGAAACGGACATGCAAAGTTGTCAGCCGGGATGGACCCAACCGCGGTGTAAGTCATGTCAACTTCGTAGAAGAAAAATAG AGCTACAAGAACCGGACAAAATTGTCAGCAGTGGACCCAACGGTGGTGTAAGTTATGCCAACCTCGTGGAAGAGAAATTCTCTTACTTGAACATCACGGTTCTTGGAGGAGATTTCGTTAATAACATGGGAGAGTGCTCGCTTGCCTGTCTGGAAACTCCGTTGTGTTTCTCATTCAACTTGGGGGCCTTCCCTGAAAACAACAAACTGCGCTGTCAACTTCTTCCATCGGACAAGTACAACAATAGCCATAAATTTGTGCACAGCGATATTTTTCACCACTTCAGCATAGCG ACGCCCTGCAGAAACTGGCCCTGTCAGAACAACGGCAAGTGTCTGCCAGCGTACGAAGAAAACGATTACAAGTGTATCTGCGAAGGGTTCAAAGGAAAACACTGCGAAAACG ATGTCAATGAATGTACGGCATCCTCTTCCATGTGCCATGAAAATGCCTTCTGCAACAACACTCTCGGCTCCTACAATTGCACTTGTAAACCGGGGTACTACGGAGATGGAAAAACTTGCAAAG ATGTCGATGAATGTACGGCACCCTCTTCCATGTGCCATGAAAATGCCTTCTGCAACAATACTCTCGGCTCCTACAATTGCACTTGCAAACCGAGGTACTACGGAGATGGAAAAACTTGCAAAG CTTTTGTGGCAGTTTTTACGAATCTGGGTGCGAGTGGTAGATTGGGGCCAACTTCAATTGGAAGTCACTACAGAGGAAAAGATCACGACGGTCAAGTGACGTTAGCCAGCGGTATACAGAATTGGACTGTTCCGAGTTCAGGCGAATACCAAATTGAGGCAATAGGAGCTTCCGGGGGGTACGATACTAAAGCCAACAGCCGACAGTATAGGGGGAGAGGTGCCAGAATGATTGGAACGTTTAGCTTAATAAAAGGCGAAATTATTCAGATTCTCGTTGGTCAAGAAGGCGGGATTAATACCTTAAGCTATACTTCAGGGGGTGGTGGAGGATCGTTTGTAGTCAGGGGAGCGGTAATACCTTTGATAATAGCCGGAGGGGGGGGAGGCACTGATTCCGCGACAGCGAGGCATTCACAATGCGATGCGTCCACCTCAACCACTGGCAACACTGGGTACCAGTCCTTAGCAGGAGGCAATGGTGGGAGTGGTGCACAGGCTTTTGACAGTGGCAATGCAG GAGGCGGTGGCGGCGGATTTTCTTCCAGTGGAAGGAGTAGCCAGTATTTTGGTGGTTCACGGGGAACGTATGGCGGAGAAGGTGGCAAAGGATTTCTTCAGGGAGGAGTAGGTGGCAGAGCCTACACAAACAATCCTCATGGAGGATTTGGAGGGGGTGCTGGGGCTTATGGAGACGGGGGtggtgggggagggggtggaGGTTACTCTGGGGGAGGAAGTGGAAAGGGTGTAGCCAACGCCTGTGGGGGCGGGGGAGGGTCGTACAATACTGGTAAATACAAACAGAGCTATTGTTGTTACAACACCGCTGGGCATGGAAAGGTCATTATCACATTTCTGAAGAGTTTAGAATAG